From Calditrichota bacterium, a single genomic window includes:
- the atpE gene encoding ATP synthase F0 subunit C produces the protein MIAELTNTAYAYLSSGIGAGLVTIGAGLGIGKIAANAMEGIARQPEATAKIQTAMIISAALIEGIALLSAVICLLLNLKA, from the coding sequence ATGATCGCTGAACTCACCAACACGGCTTACGCCTATCTTTCGTCCGGCATCGGAGCCGGGCTCGTTACCATCGGCGCCGGTCTCGGTATCGGCAAAATCGCTGCCAACGCTATGGAGGGCATCGCCCGCCAGCCCGAAGCGACCGCCAAGATCCAGACCGCGATGATCATCTCCGCGGCGCTGATCGAAGGCATCGCGCTGCTCAGCGCGGTCATATGTCTGCTGCTGAATCTTAAGGCTTAG
- the atpF gene encoding F0F1 ATP synthase subunit B: protein MMDIHPGLMIWTIISFVILLAILKKFAWGPILKALDERELGIKTNIEQARAAREEADKALAEYKRKLAEAQAEAQAVVSKSRADAERVREDLLAKSKEEAQGLVERARRQIEMETQAALNSIRAEVADLAVNVASKAIGKSLTPDVHSRLVAESLAESRN, encoded by the coding sequence ATGATGGACATCCATCCGGGTCTGATGATCTGGACCATCATCTCATTCGTCATTCTTCTGGCGATCCTGAAGAAGTTCGCCTGGGGACCGATCCTCAAGGCGCTCGACGAACGGGAGTTGGGCATCAAGACCAACATCGAACAAGCCCGGGCGGCTCGCGAGGAAGCCGACAAAGCCCTCGCCGAATACAAGCGCAAACTGGCTGAAGCCCAAGCCGAAGCGCAAGCCGTCGTCTCCAAGTCCCGCGCCGATGCCGAGCGGGTCCGCGAGGATCTACTCGCCAAGTCCAAGGAAGAGGCGCAGGGGCTGGTCGAGCGGGCTCGCCGGCAGATCGAGATGGAGACGCAAGCCGCGCTCAACTCGATACGCGCCGAGGTGGCGGACCTGGCGGTGAATGTGGCTTCCAAAGCGATCGGCAAGTCACTGACGCCCGACGTCCACAGCCGTTTGGTCGCTGAATCCCTTGCGGAG